Proteins found in one Parasteatoda tepidariorum isolate YZ-2023 chromosome 7, CAS_Ptep_4.0, whole genome shotgun sequence genomic segment:
- the LOC107446540 gene encoding astacin-like metalloprotease toxin 5, whose translation MKTVVLFAGLLSVALAEVISLSPEQTEEARKALEDPDLFDGDMIGVTYDDERNAIVGEHLRWPNAVVPYVIDDVLLKYEFLVKDIERAMEEFHKNTCIRFVKRTDEKDYVRLVWGDGKSCSSQVGRVNGEQMLNLGRGCWYKGTVIHELGHALGFYHEQNRSDRDDHLIIYEENVKEDQKKNFIKLNPEENILYNDFDYDSIMIYGNKALSKNGKDTMVAKNGRTLVDPFNKNEMTKSDIERFKKMYKCA comes from the exons ATGAAGACTGTTGTTTTGTTTGCTGGCTTGTTGTCCGTTGCCTTAGCTGAAGTTATCAGTCTAAGTCCTGAGCAGACAGAAG aagctaGAAAGGCTCTGGAAGATCCAGATTTATTCGATGGTGACATGATTGGAGTTACTTAC GATGATGAAAGAAATGCTATTGTTGGCGAACATTTGAGATGGCCAAATGCAGTTGTACCTTACGTTATAGATGACGTTTTGC tTAAATATGAGTTTTTGGTGAAGGACATAGAGAGAGCCATggaagaatttcataaaaatacatgCATCCGATTCGTCAAAAGGACAGACGAAAAAGATTACGTTCGATTAGTTTGGGGAGATGGtaaaag CTGCAGCTCTCAAGTAGGTAGAGTTAATGGTGAACAGATGCTTAATCTAGGTAGAGGTTGTTGGTATAAAGGAACTGTTATTCACGAATTGGGGCATGCTCTTGGATTCTATCACGAACAAAACAGATCAGACAGAGATGATCATTTGATTATCTACGAAGAAAACGTAAAAGAGG ATCagaaaaagaactttataaAGCTAAATCCGgaagaaaatattctatataatgATTTTGACTATGACTCCATCATGATTTATGGCAACAAAGCCTTGTCCAAGAACGGAAAAGACACCATGGTGGCCAAAAACGGAAGGACATTGGTAGacccttttaataaaaatgaaatgaccAAAAGTGACATTGAAAGattcaaaaaaatgtacaagtgtgcttaa